The DNA sequence CGAACTCTTTCCAATAGCTTTGTCATTTTGGATGAAGCCCAAAATACGACTTCAATGCAGATGAAAATGATCCTGACTCGATTTGGTGAAAACAGTCGTATGGTAATCTGCGGTGACCCTTCGCAGGTAGATTTACCTGGAGGGTGTCGGTCAGGCTTAGGGCAGGCGCTCGATTTATTAAAAGAAACAAAGGGCATTGCTGTGACACGCTTTACAAGTAAAGACGTGGTGAGACATCCTTTAGTCGCTCGTATTGTTGATGCTTATGATAATGATCCACGTAGAGATGACTAAGTCTGTTGAAAGTATCTTGATCGGATCGACCGGTGGGTGATATTTCTCAAGTGGAAGAGGGGTTTTATTCTTCTGACCCTGATAGTACTTCATTTGTAGCCGCTGAGATCATCATGGACGAGTCTCCTTGGCGAACTTTGACTGAGTCTATTCCCAAATTTTATCAATTAATTGAAACAGCCTATTGTAAGGCTGCGCCAGATGCCTCAGTCGCTGCTGAAGTGAGTATAATGTTTCAACTGGACGAGGCCGTCCACCACTTAAATAGAGACTATCGCCATAAAGATAAAGCAACCAATGTGCTTTCCTTCAATAGCTACGAAAGAGAAGATCTGGATGCTGTTTATACACAGGCTAAAACAGGGGGGCCTCCGGTTCTCTTGGGCGATATTTTTATTGCTTATGAGACTTGTAAAAGGGAAGCGGAAGAACAATCTAAGAGTCTGTTGGATCATACAATGCATCTGGTTGTTCACGGAATGCTCCATCTGCTTGGCCATGATCACATTGAAGATAAAGAAGCAGAAATCATGGAAGCGCTAGAGCGAGATATTTTAACATGCTATGGGATCGATGACCCTTATAAAGGAGAGAGATAATGTCTGAGCCACAGAAAAGTGGGCTTAACGGCAAAGAAAATAGCTTGCCTCCCGCACAAGGGGGGTTTTGGGGAGGTCTCAAGTCTCTCTTTAGAAAAGGGAGTGAACCTACGCTTAGGGAAAGTGTAGAGGAAGCCCTTGAAGAACATGAGGAAGACACCAATGGCAAGTCCTTAGGGGCTGATGAAAAGGAAATGCTTTTTAATGTTCTTAATTACGGAGAACTACGGGTTGATGATGTCATGGTTCCTCGCGCTGATATTATCTCTGTTGATATGGAAATTGGGTTAAAAGATTTATTGAAGACTTTCTCTAAAGCAGGACATTCAAGGTTCCCTGTATACCGGGGTAATCTGGATGATGTTATGGGGATGGTTCATGTGAAAGATGCGCTGAAACTTTTGACGGAAAATGATTACTCTAAAGCTGGTTTTGATGGGTTCTCTTTGATGACCATACAACGGTCAGTTCTTTTTGTGCCGGCCTCAATGCGTGTCATGGATTTGCTAGCAAAGATGCGCCAAAATAGAACTCATATGGCCATCGTCGTTGATGAGTATGGCGGGACAGATGGGATTGTGACAATTGAGGATCTTGTAGAAGAAATCGTTGGGGAAATTGAAGATGAACATGATGACGATGTGACTCAACAAGTGCGTAAAATGGGTAAAGATACATGGCTTGTAGATGCCCGGCTTGAAATGGAAGACCTTGAAGATGCCTTGTCGCAGTCCTTCATGGATATTGATGATGATGAGGACATCGATACAGTCGGTGGCTTAGTCTTTGCGCTCGCAGGCAGTGTTCCTGAGATTGGCGAACGTGTTAAACACGAAAACGGCTACCAGTTTGAAGTCGTTGATGCTGATCCGCGACGCATTCATAAAGTGCGTATCATGAGCCCCAAAGCAACTCTTACAAAAAACGCAACCAAGAAACTCTCTAAGAGAAAAGAAAAACAGATTTAATTTTGCTTTTTACTGAGAGATCAGGCACTCTTAAAAAAAACAACTATATTACGACAACGAGCTGAGGCCTGTGAAAGCGCTATGACCTCCTTTATAAAGACTGTAGAGCAAAAAATTTCTGGCTCAGGCATCTGGGTTGTACGCCTGGTACTGTTCTTCACAGGCATGCTATATGCTTTGGCCTTTGCGCCTTATGATTTCGCACCGGTCATTTTCATCACATTTCCACTCTTGTACATCTTTGTCTCTCATGCAGACACACCGCGGCTTGCTTTTGATCGAGGGTGGTGGTTCGGGTTTGGCTTTTTGCTTATCGGGCTACATTGGATAGGGGATAGTTTTGCTAAGCAAGATCAATTTCCTGCGATACTGGCACCATTTGCTGTTATGTTGCTTGTTTCCATCCTTGCCTTTTATTATGGATTTATGGCGGCAGCCTTTCATAAATTATGCAAAAGACCATCGCACTCTCTCCACTCTTATTTAATGTTTGTTTGTATATGGATGATCTTTGAAGTTTTGAGAAGCAGTCTCTTTACAGGGTTTCCTTGGCATATAACGGCTTCCCTATGGGGGAATTGGTTGCCTATTGCTCAGTCTGTTTATTATATCTCGGTAATAGGATTAGGAGCCATAACTGTATTGGTTGCCCTGTTGCCGCTTATGATAGTTCAGTTGAATAAAGGCGATACGAAACAGAAGCGCCTAATCTCACTATTGATCATGGTGATTACACTTTTATTTGGTAGCTTGGCCCAGCTGGGGCTTCATCGCTTAAAAACATCAGAGACCTCCTTTCATGTGGGGGTCAGCTTGCGCCTAGTACAAGCAAATATTCCGCAGCAGCTAAAATGGCGCAAACATCTTATAGACAATCATTTTTATAAACATACACAGTTATCAAGGCAGAAAAGTGAGAGCGGCAAGGCTGAAGGCATAACACTCTTGATTTGGCCGGAAACCGCAGTGCAGACAGAAAATTTCGATCGCATCAATTCATTGGAGCGTTACAGTGTCTCGCGACTGCTTGAACGTGGTTCTTTCGCTGTTACAGGGGTGCCGCGTGTCGATGTGAAAGATGGCATTGTCCACTATTATAATAGCATGATGGTTATCGACAAAGAGGGGAAACTTTATGCACGATATGATAAAAGTCATCTTGTCCCTTTTGGAGAATATATTCCCTTTCCAGACTTTCTCAGTGCAATTGGTTTAGGCAGCATGACAGGGGGGTATTTCACCCCGGGGGACGGGCCGAAAATCATTTCTTTACCAAACATTCCGCCTTTCTCGCCCTTGATTTGTTATGAGATCATTTTCCCGGGAGCAACCACAAAAGTACCTAGTGAGGGGCGCCCTCGCGCTGAATGGTTGTTGAATATTACCAATGATGCATGGTTCAGTGCGGGTGAGGCTCATCAGCACTTAACATTGTCTCGAATGCGTGCCATCGAAGAAGGTTTGCCAGTGGTCCGTTCCGCTAACACAGGCATTAGTGCCGTGATAGATCCTTACGGTCGGAGTATTCGTGAAATTCCTTTGAATATCGCCGCTGTTATGGATGTGCCCCTGCCTAAAGCAATTCCTCAATCCGGCTATACTAGTCAGATGAAATTGATTCTTGCCTTATGCCTGTTACTCATTCTCCCTTTGTTTGCGATTATAACGTTAGTTACCTCGAGACTAAATGCTAATAAGTAGGTATTCTACGTCATCTGGTTGAATTATGGGTGTGTTTCGTGTGAATATGTCACTTATTACTTGCATTTTTTTCAGAGACGTTCTTCAATATGCATAGTCATGGGGTATGTCAGTTTATTTTTTGGGAAGTGTTATGCCAGATCCTATCGATGTTCATGTAGGCGGAAGAGTTCGAATGCAGCGAACATTAAAAGGTTATACTCAGCAAGGATTGGGTGAGGTTGTTGGGCTAACCTTCCAGCAAATCCAAAAATATGAACGGGGAACTAATCGCATTGGATCCAGCCGTTTGTTTAGGATTGCACGCGCTCTTGAAACACCGATTGGATTCTTTTTCGATGATATGCCGCAAGAGATTTGTGGTTATGGCAAAAAGGGTATGGCTGAGCACGCAGCGGATTTTGAAATTGATCGCACTGTTCTTAGAAGAGCGACACTTGAATTCGTCAGGGCCTATTATCAAATTAGCGATGATAATGTGCGTGATCATTTTAGAATGCTTATTCTTGCAATCTCTAAGAGTGAGATTGAATTTGGTGGCCACGACGAGGATGACGCACCTTAATTCTCTTTAGATTTCGTCTTTTTTTCCGCCAAAATAGATTTCTTGATTTTAACCTTCCTGCGCACAAGGTCTGTAGGTTGAAGAATTTTCAACCTCAATTGGGCATTATATTGTCGCCGTTCTTGTAAAAACCTTCTGATGGTTTTCTCAACTTTTGAACTGCTATGATACTTTAGTGTATTTTGGATGAAACGCGTGGGAAAGAAAATGCTCCCCGTAAGCTGAATGTCGCGCATGAGCAGTAAACTTGACAAAATTAATTTTTCGGCTTCTTCGCGTCTTAGTGGATGGTGTAGATAGGAAATGCCAGATAATACCCAACGTTCAGTGTAGCGATTTTCAAGATACTGCAAGTTATAAAACCATTGCAAGCGCTCCCGCTTGCTTGAAGATAATGTGGGGCGTAAATAATCAAACCGACTTAGGCGATCTTTATTTTTGATTCGACTTCTCTGAGTATCAAGATAGGCAGATGCACGCGCAGGCTGTTTGATGGCAAGGATAGCTGTAAGGGCAATTAAGTCATCTTCAGAGAGACGTAATCCAGGAACAGTCAGATCCTTCTCCCATAATCGTGTTAGTCGCTTAAGCCCTCTCTCTGTCATGGCAATGGATTGATAGGCGCGGAAGAAAATACCTTTGAGAGAGCGATCCGGTGTATGGACCATATGCGTCCATAGAGTTTCCTCTAGAAAGGCGCCTTTAGCATGTCTTTGCCGCTCTCCTAGAAAGCCCCAAAATAGTGTCTCAATCTGTTTGACAGCCTCGGTGATCAGAAGGGTGTTTTTTTCCTGTTCGAGAATGTAAACTGAAGCATTTAATAGATCTAGGGGTCTGACAAGGGGGTTATTCTCCAACATTTGTTCATAAAGGTTAATGAAAAGAGTGCCTTTTTCTATATCAGAATAGTGTCCCCAATTATCATATAGCGACTCTATGTTTGCTGGAAAAAGACCATAACCTAGATTGTCATCAATCTTCTGTGGCCATATTCGTCCTTGGCTTTTGCTGTCATATTGCTGCAGAGTTTGAGCGTTGTTTTTATATGACGGACGTCCCGCACTATTCACCCAGACATCGGACCAGCTTTTAACGTCAATATCAGTATAACGATCAAAAATCTCAATAAGCTGTGGCCATGTGGCATTTTTATTTGCAAAAGTCTTCAAGTAATCTTGAATCCCTTTTTGAAAATTATCTTTACCAAGTAAAAGTTCTAATTGGCGCATCATGATGGGTGCTTTTTTGTAGATAATCGCCCCATACAAAGAGCCTGCTTCATTTAAATTCTCTAGATTTTGATAAATAGAATTTGCGCCGATCGTGCGATCAACCGCATAGGCATCTGGGTAATGATCAAGGAAGAAGTTTAAATTGTGGTCTACGTCAGGAAAGCTGGGATTGATGATTTTCGCTGCCATGAAATTAGCATAAACTTCCTTGGTCCAGACATCATCAAACCAGTTCATAGTGACAAGATTTCCAAACCACATATGGGCTACTTCGTGACTTATGAGAGAGGCCCTAGATAAAAGGGCGGCTTGAGATGGATTTTCAGGTAAAAATAATGATGCGTCCCGGTATTGGATTGCCCCAGTATGTTCCATACCGCCAAAAGGAAAGCCAGGAAGGACAGCAAATCCAAATTTCATAAAGGGGTACTTAATTCCAGTATATTCTTCTAACCAATCTATAGCCTGTGCGTGCAAAGTAAAAAGGGCATCAATATTCCTATCTACTTTCGCAGTGTCGCTTTCTCTGTGGAGCAGAGTCATCAGGCGACCCTTAATTGTTTTCTCAATAGTATGAAATTTTCCAGCAACAAAAGAAAATAAGTAGCTGCTCATCAAATCCGACTCTTCAAATTGAATTATCTTACTCTTATCTGTTGACTCGATCTTTAGAATTGGCGCGGCTGACAAGGCAGTCCACTCTTTGGGCATGCTGAGGGTGAGTGTATATCTTGCCTTTAGATTTGGTTGGTCAAAAATAGGGAAAGCAGTTCGCGCGCGATCGGGGACAAAGAGGGTATATAAAAATTCAGAATTTCTATTCAGAGCAGACTCGCCAACAAGGTGACGAATTTCAATAACATTTTCACCTAGGGTGAGGGCTTCTTTCTGGATTATGAGGTGTTCTTTCTCATGTTGAACGGGATGACGTGTTCCGTTCACGCTCAGGAAAAGCAGCTGAGAAGATCGCTCTTGAAAATCAATTTGCAAATCCTGCGATACGGCAGTTAAGTTGACATTTATCACTGTGGTTGCGGAAATATCTTGCTCATATGAAGCAGGGATCGAGACAGAAATTGTATAACGAAGATCAGTAATGACCGATTTTCTGTGGGCCATTAAATCTGCTGAGACGCCCTCTTTGACTTTAATGAAAGCGCGACCTTCACCATCGATTTTAGGCATTGATGTGCATGCCGACAAACAGAGCACAAAGATAATAAGGATGAACCGCATATAATTTCTCCCATACACATAGAGCTATAGTTATGTGATGCTCTTTCAATGGGGTCAACTGAAGAAATTAATCACTGGATTTGACTCACAGAATTCGATAAAGAGAGCCCATGACTGATGACCGTAAACAAAAAAGTGACTTTCAACGACCTGAGCAACGATTTTTTGGGCGTCGAAAAGGTAATAAACTATCTTCCCGTAAACAAGAGTTGATGGAAACTCTTTTGCCGCGCCTAATGGTACCCCTTGATGAAGATGCGGAAGGCAATCTTGACGCCTTCAGTCTTTTTCCAGAAGGCATTAAAAAAATATGGTTTGAAATTGGCTTTGGTAAGGGTGAGCATATGTCTTGGCAGGCCCGTCATAATCCGGATGTGGGGTTGATTGGCTGTGAACCTTTTTTAAATGGGGTTGCTGGCTTGCTGACCGATATTGAAGAGCAAGACTTAAAAAATATTCGGATTTATAGCGATGATGCTCGTCATGTTATGAAAGCGTTGCCAGATGAAAGTGTGGACCGCCTCTTTCTCTTGCAGCCAGATCCTTGGCCGAAAGCCAGGCATGCTCGTAGACGATTCGTCAATTCTTATAATTTAGACGAGATCTCACGCATTTTAGTTTGTGGGGCTGAATTTAGGATTAGCACGGATCATCCCATCTACAGAGAGTGGGTGAATATTCAAATGAGCGAGCGACCAGATTTCGAATGGACAGCTGAAGGCCCCCAAGATTGGCAAAACCGCCCGGCGGACTGGCCTGAAACACGTTATGTTCGTAAAGCCCTTGAAGGACAAGCGACCTATTTCATCTTTAAACGGCGCCCTAGAAAGTGATGAAGAGGGGGATCCGTTATACTGGAACAGATCCTCTGCAGGCTTTCTCAGACCAAAGAGGGTAGAATCTTCTTGTCAAAGCGGTTCCAATCTTATATAGAAGCTCCAGTTCTCCTGAAAAACTAAGCTTCATGGAGTGGGCCTGACGGTCCACCTTTTGGTGCTGGACTAAAAACTTAGTCATTCATTTTCAGGTGTTGAGAAAAAAGAAAGGCAATGGCGTGAGCGATCCAGCCATAACAGTAACCGAGATTATCGAAACTGCCGTTAAAGAATTAGGCTTTGAATTGGTGCGTGTCACATATGGTGGCGGCAGAAAGCCTACTCTACAGATTATGGCAGAACGCGAAGACGGCACAATGTCAGTTGATGATTGTGCCAAGCTATCACGGGAAGTTTCAGCCATTCTTGATGTGGAAGACCCTCTGGATGGAGAGTATCTTCTTGAGGTGAGTTCGCCTGGTATCGATCGACCTTTAACGCGCCCGAAAGATTTTTCGCGCTGGGTAGGGTTCGATGCAAAAGTAGAGTTGTTAGAGGCTGTGGATGGTCGACGTCGGTTTAGAGGGAAAATCCTCTCAGCTGATGATGTGATTACAACGCTTGAAGTAGCCGATCTAAAAGAGATAGTAGAAATTTCCTATGGCGAGATTTCTAAAGCAAAACTAATTCTTACCGACGAACTGATTGATGCAGTTCAAAACGGTCTGGTTGGTCCTGGGGGGCGAAGCGACATATAGTCACTTCTTCATACGGACTTATAAGTGCAGGGTGAAAAGCTGTACGCAACAATGGAGTAAATATGATGGCTACTGCTGTCAGTGCAAACCGCTTAGAATTACTACAGATCGCAGATGCTGTAGCACGTGAGAAATCAATTGATCGGGATATCGTTCTTGAGGCGATGGAAGAGGCTATTCAAAAAGCTGCACGTTCGCGCTATGGCGTTGAAAATGAAATTCGTGCTCAGATTGATAAGAAGACTGGTGATATTCGCTTGTTCCGTGTCATCCAAGTTGTGGAAGAAGTTGAAGAGCCTGCAACGCAGATTTCACTCGAAGAGGCTCGCTTAGACAAGGAAGATGCTGAGATTGGCGACTTCTTGGCGTCACCATTGCCGCCAATGGATTTTGGACGAATTGCAGCGCAAACAGCGAAGCAAGTGATTGTACAAAAAGTCCGTGATGCAGAGCGAGAGCGTCAGTACAATGAATTCAAAGACAAGGTCGGTGAGGTTATTACGGGCGTTGTGAAGCGGGTTGAGTACGGTAATGTGATTGTTGATCTAGGCCGTGCAGAAGCTGTAATGCGTCGTGATCAAGTGATCCCGCGTGAGCATATTAGAAATAACGAACGCATCCGCGGCATCATCTATGATGTGCGCCGCGAAAATCGCGGCCCACAAATTTTCATGAGCCGCACAAAGCCTGACTATATGGCAGCCCTTTTTGCTCAAGAAGTACCTGAGATTTATGACAATGTGATTGAAATTCTTTCTGTTGCTCGTGATCCAGGCTCGCGTGCAAAAATAGCTGTGAATGCAAATGATGCATCTATTGATCCTGTGGGAGCCTGTGTGGGGATGCGTGGATCTCGTGTTCAGGCCGTTGTTAACGAGCTTCAAGGTGAGAAGATTGATATCATTCAGTGGAATCCAGATGTTGCGTCCTTTATTGTGAACGCACTAGCGCCTGCTATCGTGACCAAAGTGGTAATGGATGAAGAGCGGAACCGTGTAGAAGTGGTTGTGCCTGACGACAATCTATCTCTTGCGATTGGTCGTCGCGGTCAGAATGTGCGTCTTGCATCGCAGCTTACGGGCTGGACAATCGATATCATGACAGAGGCTCAAGAATCTGAGCGTCGTCAAGAAGAGTTTATGGCTATGTCTAATCGCTTCATTGAAGCTTTGGATGTTGATGATACATTGGCGCATCTACTTGTTGCTGAAGGCTTCACCGAAGTTGAGGAAGTTGCTTACGTTGCAGCGGAAGAGCTCTTGGGTGTTGAAGGCTTTGAAGAAGAGCTAGTCTCTGAGCTTCAGCGCCGGGCTACGGATTACCTTGAGCGCGCAAACCGTGAAGCTGACGATAAGCGTCGCGAGCTTGGTGTCTCTGACGAGTTATTGGATGTAGAAGGATTAAATCCTCGCATGCTGGTGGCCTTGGGTGAAGAAGAGGTGAAAACTCTTGAGGATTTTGCTTACTGTGCCGCTGATGAGCTC is a window from the Temperatibacter marinus genome containing:
- a CDS encoding hemolysin family protein; the protein is MSEPQKSGLNGKENSLPPAQGGFWGGLKSLFRKGSEPTLRESVEEALEEHEEDTNGKSLGADEKEMLFNVLNYGELRVDDVMVPRADIISVDMEIGLKDLLKTFSKAGHSRFPVYRGNLDDVMGMVHVKDALKLLTENDYSKAGFDGFSLMTIQRSVLFVPASMRVMDLLAKMRQNRTHMAIVVDEYGGTDGIVTIEDLVEEIVGEIEDEHDDDVTQQVRKMGKDTWLVDARLEMEDLEDALSQSFMDIDDDEDIDTVGGLVFALAGSVPEIGERVKHENGYQFEVVDADPRRIHKVRIMSPKATLTKNATKKLSKRKEKQI
- the ybeY gene encoding rRNA maturation RNase YbeY gives rise to the protein MGDISQVEEGFYSSDPDSTSFVAAEIIMDESPWRTLTESIPKFYQLIETAYCKAAPDASVAAEVSIMFQLDEAVHHLNRDYRHKDKATNVLSFNSYEREDLDAVYTQAKTGGPPVLLGDIFIAYETCKREAEEQSKSLLDHTMHLVVHGMLHLLGHDHIEDKEAEIMEALERDILTCYGIDDPYKGER
- the rimP gene encoding ribosome maturation factor RimP — translated: MSDPAITVTEIIETAVKELGFELVRVTYGGGRKPTLQIMAEREDGTMSVDDCAKLSREVSAILDVEDPLDGEYLLEVSSPGIDRPLTRPKDFSRWVGFDAKVELLEAVDGRRRFRGKILSADDVITTLEVADLKEIVEISYGEISKAKLILTDELIDAVQNGLVGPGGRSDI
- a CDS encoding M1 family metallopeptidase, with translation MRFILIIFVLCLSACTSMPKIDGEGRAFIKVKEGVSADLMAHRKSVITDLRYTISVSIPASYEQDISATTVINVNLTAVSQDLQIDFQERSSQLLFLSVNGTRHPVQHEKEHLIIQKEALTLGENVIEIRHLVGESALNRNSEFLYTLFVPDRARTAFPIFDQPNLKARYTLTLSMPKEWTALSAAPILKIESTDKSKIIQFEESDLMSSYLFSFVAGKFHTIEKTIKGRLMTLLHRESDTAKVDRNIDALFTLHAQAIDWLEEYTGIKYPFMKFGFAVLPGFPFGGMEHTGAIQYRDASLFLPENPSQAALLSRASLISHEVAHMWFGNLVTMNWFDDVWTKEVYANFMAAKIINPSFPDVDHNLNFFLDHYPDAYAVDRTIGANSIYQNLENLNEAGSLYGAIIYKKAPIMMRQLELLLGKDNFQKGIQDYLKTFANKNATWPQLIEIFDRYTDIDVKSWSDVWVNSAGRPSYKNNAQTLQQYDSKSQGRIWPQKIDDNLGYGLFPANIESLYDNWGHYSDIEKGTLFINLYEQMLENNPLVRPLDLLNASVYILEQEKNTLLITEAVKQIETLFWGFLGERQRHAKGAFLEETLWTHMVHTPDRSLKGIFFRAYQSIAMTERGLKRLTRLWEKDLTVPGLRLSEDDLIALTAILAIKQPARASAYLDTQRSRIKNKDRLSRFDYLRPTLSSSKRERLQWFYNLQYLENRYTERWVLSGISYLHHPLRREEAEKLILSSLLLMRDIQLTGSIFFPTRFIQNTLKYHSSSKVEKTIRRFLQERRQYNAQLRLKILQPTDLVRRKVKIKKSILAEKKTKSKEN
- the nusA gene encoding transcription termination factor NusA codes for the protein MMATAVSANRLELLQIADAVAREKSIDRDIVLEAMEEAIQKAARSRYGVENEIRAQIDKKTGDIRLFRVIQVVEEVEEPATQISLEEARLDKEDAEIGDFLASPLPPMDFGRIAAQTAKQVIVQKVRDAERERQYNEFKDKVGEVITGVVKRVEYGNVIVDLGRAEAVMRRDQVIPREHIRNNERIRGIIYDVRRENRGPQIFMSRTKPDYMAALFAQEVPEIYDNVIEILSVARDPGSRAKIAVNANDASIDPVGACVGMRGSRVQAVVNELQGEKIDIIQWNPDVASFIVNALAPAIVTKVVMDEERNRVEVVVPDDNLSLAIGRRGQNVRLASQLTGWTIDIMTEAQESERRQEEFMAMSNRFIEALDVDDTLAHLLVAEGFTEVEEVAYVAAEELLGVEGFEEELVSELQRRATDYLERANREADDKRRELGVSDELLDVEGLNPRMLVALGEEEVKTLEDFAYCAADELTSKEDGILRSFSLSEEDASQMIMSARMALGWLDEADLAEGDATKEGGDAEGEEAVEAETATEEAAEEAVSKE
- the lnt gene encoding apolipoprotein N-acyltransferase gives rise to the protein MTSFIKTVEQKISGSGIWVVRLVLFFTGMLYALAFAPYDFAPVIFITFPLLYIFVSHADTPRLAFDRGWWFGFGFLLIGLHWIGDSFAKQDQFPAILAPFAVMLLVSILAFYYGFMAAAFHKLCKRPSHSLHSYLMFVCIWMIFEVLRSSLFTGFPWHITASLWGNWLPIAQSVYYISVIGLGAITVLVALLPLMIVQLNKGDTKQKRLISLLIMVITLLFGSLAQLGLHRLKTSETSFHVGVSLRLVQANIPQQLKWRKHLIDNHFYKHTQLSRQKSESGKAEGITLLIWPETAVQTENFDRINSLERYSVSRLLERGSFAVTGVPRVDVKDGIVHYYNSMMVIDKEGKLYARYDKSHLVPFGEYIPFPDFLSAIGLGSMTGGYFTPGDGPKIISLPNIPPFSPLICYEIIFPGATTKVPSEGRPRAEWLLNITNDAWFSAGEAHQHLTLSRMRAIEEGLPVVRSANTGISAVIDPYGRSIREIPLNIAAVMDVPLPKAIPQSGYTSQMKLILALCLLLILPLFAIITLVTSRLNANK
- the trmB gene encoding tRNA (guanine(46)-N(7))-methyltransferase TrmB; the protein is MTDDRKQKSDFQRPEQRFFGRRKGNKLSSRKQELMETLLPRLMVPLDEDAEGNLDAFSLFPEGIKKIWFEIGFGKGEHMSWQARHNPDVGLIGCEPFLNGVAGLLTDIEEQDLKNIRIYSDDARHVMKALPDESVDRLFLLQPDPWPKARHARRRFVNSYNLDEISRILVCGAEFRISTDHPIYREWVNIQMSERPDFEWTAEGPQDWQNRPADWPETRYVRKALEGQATYFIFKRRPRK
- a CDS encoding helix-turn-helix domain-containing protein, whose protein sequence is MPDPIDVHVGGRVRMQRTLKGYTQQGLGEVVGLTFQQIQKYERGTNRIGSSRLFRIARALETPIGFFFDDMPQEICGYGKKGMAEHAADFEIDRTVLRRATLEFVRAYYQISDDNVRDHFRMLILAISKSEIEFGGHDEDDAP